In a single window of the Natronosalvus caseinilyticus genome:
- a CDS encoding MoaD/ThiS family protein codes for MATRTTAEDHAEATQSTTVEVTCTGHVRTAVGRHRFPFTFEGSTLAEFLEAFFAEHDVADLLIAETEAESTARGWAPAPAELPGTWRKNPEGEQTRAYARILVNGRFNEHNEGFQTRLEEGDRVALMNPFMFCC; via the coding sequence ATGGCGACACGAACGACTGCCGAGGATCACGCTGAGGCGACGCAATCGACGACGGTGGAAGTCACCTGTACCGGCCACGTTCGAACCGCCGTCGGTCGACACCGTTTCCCGTTCACCTTCGAAGGATCAACGCTCGCGGAGTTCCTTGAGGCGTTCTTCGCGGAGCACGACGTCGCTGACCTCCTCATCGCCGAGACGGAGGCCGAGTCGACGGCCAGGGGATGGGCTCCAGCACCCGCAGAGCTACCGGGCACCTGGCGGAAGAATCCCGAAGGCGAGCAGACGCGAGCGTACGCGCGCATTCTGGTGAACGGCCGATTCAACGAACACAACGAGGGATTCCAGACGCGACTAGAAGAGGGTGATCGCGTCGCGTTGATGAACCCGTTTATGTTCTGCTGTTAG
- a CDS encoding helix-turn-helix domain-containing protein — protein MPRATLQIAIPEAMWIARLSRTDLLEEVRILSAIPSGARGTAVVELTAHDPSSTIDAIRDVETVADVEVLQLEDDRALLQLETQLPVLLNAARESGVPIGMPFTIRDGTATWEITTSHDRLSELGAQLEAFGVEYAVDSITPDIDTSQLLTDQQFRVMETALEAGYYDTPRTCTQYELADAVGVARSTCSEVLHRAEERIVKAFMDVNTDPDPIEA, from the coding sequence ATGCCACGCGCAACGCTCCAGATCGCGATTCCCGAGGCGATGTGGATCGCTCGCCTCTCACGAACCGACCTGCTCGAGGAGGTTCGCATCCTCTCGGCGATCCCGAGCGGCGCCCGCGGGACCGCCGTCGTCGAGCTCACGGCACACGATCCGTCGTCGACGATCGACGCGATTCGCGACGTCGAAACCGTCGCCGACGTCGAGGTGCTGCAACTCGAGGACGACCGAGCCTTGCTCCAGCTCGAGACGCAACTCCCGGTGTTACTCAACGCCGCCCGCGAATCGGGCGTGCCGATCGGCATGCCGTTCACGATTCGAGACGGGACGGCGACCTGGGAGATCACGACCTCCCACGACCGGCTCTCGGAACTGGGAGCACAACTGGAGGCGTTCGGCGTCGAGTACGCCGTCGACTCGATTACGCCGGATATCGACACGTCTCAACTGTTGACTGACCAGCAGTTTCGCGTGATGGAGACGGCACTCGAAGCGGGGTACTACGACACGCCCCGGACCTGTACGCAGTACGAACTCGCCGACGCCGTCGGCGTGGCTCGCTCGACGTGCAGCGAGGTCCTTCACCGGGCCGAGGAACGGATCGTCAAGGCGTTCATGGACGTGAACACCGATCCAGATCCAATCGAGGCCTAA
- a CDS encoding DUF2249 domain-containing protein: protein MTSDDTDTDRVLDARGIDGEPFSDIMSELEALEDGETLLLINSFEPAPLYGVLEGKGFTHETTEVAADEWEVRIEHA from the coding sequence ATGACGAGCGACGATACCGACACAGACCGCGTTCTCGACGCCCGGGGGATCGACGGCGAACCGTTCAGCGACATCATGAGCGAACTAGAGGCACTCGAGGATGGCGAGACGCTCCTGTTGATCAATAGCTTCGAACCAGCCCCGCTCTACGGCGTCCTCGAGGGTAAGGGATTCACCCACGAGACGACCGAGGTTGCTGCGGACGAGTGGGAGGTCCGGATCGAACACGCCTGA